A DNA window from Borrelia sp. HM contains the following coding sequences:
- the hslU gene encoding HslU--HslV peptidase ATPase subunit produces the protein MDKVGNQNLVPKDIVEELNKYIIGQVEAKKLVSIALVNRYMRSKLSKEIRDDVMPKNIIMVGSTGVGKTEIARRLSKFIKAPFIKVEATKYTEVGYVGRDVESMIRDLMGIAVNMVKEEMYDSVREEASKRAEEKILDKLLKASESSENDNSSEEEKKVCAKLRDKFRKQLRSGAIDDNLIDIYVSGKMPVSTIEIFSGSNFEEIDMSIGGLINNIFDRKKRKELKIKKAREIIMSEELEKLVDHENIVEIAKSRVENMGIVFIDEIDKIVTKNRTGNDVSREGVQRDILPIVEGSKVNTKYGIVDTSHILFIAAGAFNLSKPSDLIPELQGRFPIKVELKSLSVDDFKNILKNTKNSLIKQYIAMFKVYNLNLTFSEEAIDRIAELAFNMNFEGENLGARRLHGVMEKILTDLFFEAPGSKLKKIEINLDYVNEKIKISEQKDLNYYII, from the coding sequence ATGGATAAGGTTGGAAATCAAAATTTAGTTCCTAAAGATATTGTTGAAGAGTTAAATAAATATATAATAGGACAAGTTGAGGCTAAAAAATTGGTTTCAATTGCTCTTGTTAATAGATATATGAGGTCTAAGCTTTCTAAGGAAATAAGAGATGATGTAATGCCTAAAAATATTATTATGGTTGGTTCAACTGGAGTTGGTAAAACTGAGATTGCAAGAAGGCTTTCAAAATTTATTAAGGCTCCTTTTATTAAAGTTGAAGCTACAAAATATACTGAGGTGGGTTATGTAGGTCGTGATGTTGAGTCTATGATTCGTGATTTGATGGGTATTGCGGTGAATATGGTTAAGGAAGAAATGTATGATTCTGTTCGCGAAGAAGCTAGTAAACGTGCTGAGGAAAAAATACTTGACAAGCTTTTGAAAGCTTCTGAGAGTTCTGAGAATGATAATTCAAGTGAGGAAGAAAAGAAGGTTTGTGCTAAATTAAGAGATAAATTTAGAAAACAATTAAGAAGTGGTGCTATTGATGATAATCTTATTGATATTTATGTTTCAGGGAAAATGCCCGTTTCTACTATAGAGATATTTTCTGGTAGTAATTTTGAAGAGATTGATATGAGTATTGGAGGATTGATTAATAATATATTTGATAGAAAGAAGAGAAAAGAATTAAAAATAAAAAAAGCTAGAGAAATAATAATGTCTGAGGAGCTTGAAAAATTAGTTGATCATGAAAATATTGTAGAGATTGCCAAATCAAGGGTTGAGAATATGGGAATTGTTTTTATTGATGAGATCGACAAGATAGTTACTAAGAATAGAACCGGTAATGATGTGTCTAGAGAAGGTGTTCAAAGGGATATTTTGCCAATTGTTGAGGGATCTAAGGTTAATACAAAATATGGAATAGTGGATACTTCTCATATATTATTCATTGCCGCAGGTGCTTTTAATTTGTCAAAACCGTCTGATCTAATACCAGAGCTTCAGGGTAGATTTCCAATTAAGGTTGAGCTTAAAAGTTTAAGTGTGGATGATTTTAAAAATATTTTGAAGAACACAAAAAATTCTTTGATAAAGCAATACATTGCAATGTTTAAAGTTTATAATTTGAATTTAACATTTAGTGAAGAGGCAATTGATAGGATTGCTGAACTTGCTTTTAATATGAATTTTGAAGGTGAAAACCTTGGAGCAAGAAGATTGCATGGGGTTATGGAAAAAATTCTTACTGATCTTTTTTTTGAAGCTCCTGGTAGTAAGTTAAAGAAAATTGAAATAAATTTGGACTATGTTAATGAAAAAATAAAAATTAGCGAACAAAAAGACTTAAATTATTATATAATATAG
- the flgB gene encoding flagellar basal body rod protein FlgB, giving the protein MNSFEKSVDLVHRYLDVLSLRQSVIADNIANVDTPSFKRSRVSFEAELEKAILNEKASNLSLIKNNDKHFDGFKELNYLDIKPLKMLDHLSTINNNGNNIDIDSEMKNLVQNQMIYGLFTNIQAHNFKSVNIVIK; this is encoded by the coding sequence TTGAATAGTTTTGAGAAATCGGTTGATTTGGTACATAGATATTTGGATGTTCTTAGCTTAAGACAAAGTGTAATAGCTGATAATATTGCAAATGTAGATACTCCGAGTTTTAAGAGAAGTAGAGTTTCTTTTGAGGCTGAGCTTGAAAAAGCAATTTTAAATGAAAAAGCAAGCAATTTATCTTTAATTAAGAACAATGATAAGCATTTTGATGGATTTAAAGAGCTCAATTATTTAGATATTAAGCCGCTTAAGATGCTTGATCATCTATCTACTATTAATAATAACGGTAATAATATTGACATTGATTCTGAGATGAAAAATCTTGTTCAGAACCAAATGATTTATGGTTTATTTACAAATATTCAAGCTCATAATTTTAAAAGTGTGAATATTGTAATAAAATAA
- the dprA gene encoding DNA-processing protein DprA, producing the protein MFKLLYVDNLKFLKSKDKLKIFNNFNFNDLCRLSLRDISNYLSKDFKQNYKLPDLKLVELQQKIINRANAKVVILEAKDYPLKLKRIYDPPFAIYYKGNLPNANSLSWAVVGSRQICRALVDKIKELSSHLAKNNVEIISGFAIGADIAAHLGAISEKKRTYAVIATDIDNVYPKQNRKYIAHLLENGGGIFTETLPYEKIQNYFFAKRNRIIAGLSDAVLVTYAPRKSGALITAELGLDLGLDIYVYNIDYSGDGSKNLYASGAQEIKSISELYNILNVQYNEPGINDYSVDYCLGKDVSSILINELLDEISK; encoded by the coding sequence ATGTTTAAATTGCTATATGTTGATAATTTAAAGTTTTTAAAGAGTAAAGATAAGCTTAAAATTTTTAATAATTTTAATTTCAATGATCTTTGTCGTTTAAGCTTAAGAGATATTTCCAATTATTTGTCTAAAGATTTTAAACAAAATTATAAGCTTCCAGATTTAAAATTAGTAGAGTTACAACAAAAAATTATTAATAGAGCAAATGCAAAGGTTGTTATACTTGAAGCTAAAGATTATCCTTTAAAGCTCAAGAGGATTTATGATCCTCCATTTGCTATTTATTATAAAGGTAATCTTCCAAACGCTAATTCTTTATCTTGGGCTGTTGTTGGTTCAAGACAAATTTGCAGAGCTTTAGTTGATAAGATTAAAGAGTTATCTTCTCATCTTGCTAAAAATAATGTAGAAATAATATCTGGGTTTGCAATAGGAGCTGATATTGCAGCACATCTTGGTGCAATTAGTGAAAAAAAAAGAACGTATGCAGTTATTGCAACAGATATTGATAATGTTTATCCAAAACAAAATAGGAAATACATTGCTCATCTTTTAGAAAATGGTGGAGGAATTTTTACTGAAACTTTACCTTATGAAAAGATACAAAATTATTTTTTTGCAAAGAGGAATAGAATAATAGCTGGTCTTTCAGATGCTGTTTTGGTGACTTATGCACCAAGGAAATCAGGTGCTTTAATTACTGCTGAACTTGGGCTTGATTTAGGTCTTGATATTTATGTTTATAATATTGATTATTCTGGTGATGGTTCTAAAAATTTATATGCTTCTGGAGCACAAGAGATAAAATCAATATCAGAACTTTATAATATACTAAATGTTCAGTATAATGAGCCTGGAATTAATGATTACTCGGTAGATTATTGTTTGGGTAAAGATGTATCGAGTATTCTTATTAATGAGTTACTAGATGAAATATCGAAATAG
- the flgC gene encoding flagellar basal body rod protein FlgC, whose translation MGLFSSINIASTGLTAQRLRLDVIANNIANVETTRTSDGGAYRRQRIIFSPRVISPYWKGPFVPDYLDNGIGQGVRVAGIEKDKSPLKLKYDPTHPDAIKYGDREGYVELPNVSAIEEMVDMISASRAYEANSTVINSSKAMFRSALSILQS comes from the coding sequence ATGGGATTATTTTCAAGTATTAATATTGCTTCAACGGGTTTGACTGCTCAAAGATTAAGACTAGATGTTATTGCAAATAATATTGCAAATGTAGAGACTACTAGGACTTCTGATGGTGGTGCTTATAGAAGGCAGAGAATAATTTTTTCTCCAAGAGTTATAAGTCCATATTGGAAGGGTCCTTTTGTTCCTGATTATCTTGATAATGGAATTGGACAAGGTGTAAGAGTTGCTGGCATTGAGAAAGACAAATCTCCTTTAAAATTAAAGTATGATCCAACACATCCTGATGCAATAAAGTATGGTGATCGGGAAGGTTACGTGGAATTGCCTAATGTTAGTGCAATTGAAGAAATGGTAGATATGATTTCTGCTTCTCGTGCTTATGAGGCAAATTCTACTGTGATTAATAGCAGTAAGGCAATGTTTAGGAGTGCATTATCAATACTACAAAGTTAA
- the hslV gene encoding ATP-dependent protease subunit HslV: MSFKGTTVIAIRRGGKTVVAADGQVTFGHTVLKSNAVKIRKLINGKILAGFAGSTSDAITLFEKFEEKVKAREDGIIDIKRAAVELAKDWRSDRILHKLEAMMLVADSDNILLISGTGDIVEPEEDVISIGSGGNYAYSAALAYMENKKLSAVDIAFKSLKVAARVCIYTNSNIVLEEIG, from the coding sequence ATGAGTTTTAAAGGAACTACTGTTATTGCAATAAGACGAGGAGGAAAGACTGTAGTAGCAGCAGATGGGCAAGTAACTTTTGGACATACTGTTTTAAAGTCTAATGCTGTAAAAATCAGAAAGTTGATTAATGGTAAAATTTTAGCAGGATTTGCAGGTTCAACTTCTGATGCCATTACTCTTTTTGAGAAATTTGAGGAGAAGGTTAAAGCACGAGAAGATGGAATTATTGATATTAAAAGGGCTGCAGTAGAGCTTGCAAAGGATTGGAGATCTGATAGAATACTTCATAAACTTGAAGCAATGATGCTTGTTGCTGATTCTGATAATATTTTATTAATTTCAGGTACTGGAGATATTGTTGAACCTGAAGAAGATGTAATTTCAATTGGTAGCGGAGGAAATTATGCATATTCAGCTGCCCTTGCTTATATGGAAAATAAAAAATTAAGTGCTGTTGATATTGCTTTTAAATCTTTAAAGGTGGCAGCAAGAGTTTGTATATATACAAACTCAAATATTGTGCTTGAGGAGATTGGTTGA